A part of Ictalurus furcatus strain D&B chromosome 8, Billie_1.0, whole genome shotgun sequence genomic DNA contains:
- the klhl3 gene encoding kelch-like protein 3 gives MEFVGSQAPSGTALELDEDGREPGMHTFNHMHMRKAFRVMNDLRSRKMLCDVLLLAGEEEIPAHKVVLASCSPYFCAMFTGEMSESKATCVEIRDVDGQTLRKLVDYIYTAEIEVTEDNVQVLLPAASLLQLMEVRQVCCEFLQAQLHPTNCLGIRAFADLHTCTELLSQSHAYAEQHFTEVMLGEEFMGLSLQQVCSLISSDKLTVSTEEKVFEAMITWIKHDKEARLEHMPKLMEHVRLPLLSRDYLVQIVEEEALIKNNNTCKDFLIEAMKYHLLPADQRHLIKTDRTRPRTPVSLPKVMIVVGGQAPKAIRSVECYDFQEDRWYQVADLPSRRCRAGVVFMAGKVYAVGGFNGSLRVRTVDVYDGVRDQWSSVPSMQERRSTLGAAVLGDLLYAVGGFDGSTGLASVEAYNPKTNDWVFVAPMNTRRSSVGVGVVDGKLYAVGGYDGASRQCLNTVEEYDPVTNKWDYVADMSTRRSGAGVGVLNGQLYAAGGHDGPLVRKSVEVFDPATNTWQQVCDMNMCRRNAGVCAINGLLYVIGGDDGSCNLSSVEFYNPATDKWSLIPTNMSNGRSYAGVSVIDKLL, from the exons ATGGAGTTTGTCGG GAGCCAAGCTCCATCCGGGACAGCGTTGGAGTTAGACGAGGATGGGCGAGAGCCAGGGATGCACACCTTCAATCACATGCATATGAGGAAagcatttagggtcatgaatgACCTGAGAAG CAGGAAGATGCTTTGTGATGTGCTGCTGTTAGCTGGTGAAGAGGAGATTCCTGCCCATAAAGTGGTGCTGGCTTCCTGTAGTCCCTACTTCTGCGCTATGTTTACAG GGGAAATGAGTGAAAGTAAGGCCACATGTGTTGAGATAAGGGACGTGGATGGACAGACACTCAGGAAATTGGTGGATTATATTTATACAGCGGAGATCGAAGTAACAGAGGACAATGTGCAG GTGCTGCTGCCGGCAGCCAGCTTACTGCAGCTAATGGAGGTGAGACAGGTGTGTTGTGAGTTCTTGCAGGCCCAGCTCCATCCCACCAACTGCCTGGGTATCCGTGCTTTCGCTGACCTGCACACCTGCACTGAGTTGCTCAGCCAGTCCCATGCCTACGCTG AGCAGCATTTTACCGAGGTCATGCTGGGAGAAGAGTTCATGGGTCTTTCCCTGCAGCAGGTGTGCAGTCTCATCTCCAGTGACAAGCTGACTGTGTCCACTGAAGAGAAG GTGTTTGAAGCTATGATTACATGGATAAAGCATGATAAGGAAGCACGCTTAGAGCACATGCCAAAGCTTATGGAGCATGTTCGCCTGCCACTGTTATCCAGAGATTACTTGGTTCAG ATTGTAGAGGAGGAGGCCTtgataaaaaacaacaacacgtgTAAGGATTTCCTTATTGAAGCCATGAAGTACCACCTGTTACCTGCAGACCAGCGGCACCTGATAAAGACGGACAGGACTCGGCCACGCACGCCCGTCAGCCTGCCTAAG gtGATGATTGTGGTAGGTGGTCAGGCCCCTAAAGCCATACGTAGCGTTGAGTGCTATGATTTCCAGGAGGATCGCTGGTACCAGGTGGCTGATCTGCCCTCGAGACGCTGCCGAGCAG GGGTGGTGTTTATGGCTGGTAAGGTTTATGCGGTGGGGGGTTTTAATGGTTCTCTGCGAGTGAGGACAGTGGACGTGTACGATGGTGTGAGGGATCAGTGGAGTTCGGTTCCCAGCATGCAGGAACGTCGCAGCACACTGGGAGCCGCCGTGCTGGGGGACCTGCTCTACGCTGTTGGGGGTTTTGATGGCAGTACAG gtTTGGCCTCAGTGGAAGCGTACAACCCCAAGACTAATGACTGGGTTTTTGTGGCTCCTATGAACACTAGGAGAAGCAGTGTGGGGGTGGGAGTTGTGGACG gtaAACTGTATGCAGTCGGTGGTTATGATGGTGCATCTCGTCAGTGTCTCAACACTGTGGAAGAGTATGATCCAGTAACTAACAAATGGGACTATGTAGCTGACATGAGCACCAGACGCAGTGGAGCAG gAGTAGGAGTGCTGAATGGGCAGCTGTATGCAGCAGGGGGACATGATGGTCCACTTGTGAGGAAGAGTGTAGAGGTGTTTGACCCTGCCACTAACACCTGGCAGCAGGTGTGTGATATGAACATGTGCAGAAGGAATGCAG GAGTGTGTGCTATAAACGGCCTGCTGTATGTTATCGGTGGGGACGATGGCTCGTGTAACCTGTCCTCTGTGGAGTTCTACAACCCCGCTACTGACAAGTGGAGTCTGATTCCCACCAACATGAGCAACGGACGCAGCTATGCAG GGGTGTCGGTTATCGACAAGCTGTTATGA